In Tribolium castaneum strain GA2 chromosome 4, icTriCast1.1, whole genome shotgun sequence, one DNA window encodes the following:
- the LOC662815 gene encoding beta-1,4-glucuronyltransferase 1, producing MIQGSCRIWNISILAVVFLSIYNILLTLKLMYSPECSKHPPVALKPAPKAVKCDPPRPSYAKSDQIFRLDLRSGRWDNHLQYKLFDNILTGDHFAALSDVHKTCLATQSSLEKIASIVEVTANWNGPISLATFAASDDELNSLLLYILFLRDCFAKIREQVSFHFAYPKDHRPRNIDIDFDKLKEMNCANPSGVLQQLVKQYLKGNKWRTKLPYPQNHLRNLARKNCQSKFVFLTDVDIIPSKDMVEKLDLFLGRVKCSGLCAYVIPTYEIDERVRFPPNKTELIRLANKGLARPFHHKVFIYNQFATNFTKWQSTSNESPEVHISHPVTNFEFLYEPFYVAPDTVPPHDERFVGYGYTRNSQVYEMFVAGYDFLVLSPIFTCHWGLQVKKTRPPWREHQNNLNRKHFDGFKREIFAKYDKDPLHIMSGRKN from the exons ATGATTCAG GGATCATGTCGGATCTGGAACATAAGCATTTTGGCTGTAGTTTTCCTCTCCATCTACAACATCCTTCTCACTCTGAAACTGATGTACAGTCCAGAGTGCAGCAAACACCCCCCTGTGGCGCTAAAGCCGGCCCCAAAGGCCGTAAAATGTGATCCTCCAAGACCTAGTTACGCCAAAAGCGACCAAATCTTCAGGCTCGACCTACGCTCAGGCCGGTGGGACAACCACCTGCAGTACAAACTCTTCGACAACATTCTCACCGGCGATCACTTCGCCGCACTCAGTGACGTCCACAAGACGTGTCTTGCAACTCAAAGTTCCCTCGAAAAAATCGCCTCAATTGTGGAAGTGACCGCAAACTGGAACGGCCCTATTTCACTCGCTACGTTCGCGGCAAGCGACGATGAGCTAAACTCGCTACTTTTATACATACTTTTTCTACGAGACTGTTTCGCCAAAATAAGGGAACAAGTCAGTTTTCATTTCGCCTATCCGAAGGACCATCGACCAAGAAACATTGATATTGATTTCGATAAGTTGAAAGAGATGAACTGCGCCAACCCTTCGGGCGTGCTCCAGCAATTAGTCAAGCAATACCTGAAAGGGAACAAGTGGAGGACGAAATTGCCGTACCCCCAGAACCATCTGAGGAATTTGGCTCGGAAGAATTGCCAAAGCAAGTTTGTCTTCCTCACGGATGTGGACATTATCCCGAGCAAGGACATGGTGGAAAAGCTGGATTTGTTCCTCGGACGTGTGAAATGCAGCGGACTTTGCGCTTACGTTATTCCCACCTATGAAATCGACGAACGAGTCAGGTTTCCTCCAAATAAGACTGAGCTTATTCGATTAGCAAATAAAGGCCTAGCTAGACCCTTCCACCACAAGGTTTTTATCTACAATCAGTTCGCCACGAATTTTACCAA GTGGCAAAGCACTTCCAACGAAAGCCCGGAAGTGCACATTAGCCATCCCGTCACGAATTTCGAATTCCTCTACGAGCCCTTCTATGTGGCCCCGGATACGGTTCCGCCCCACGACGAGAGGTTTGTGGGATACGGATACACCCGAAACAGTCAG GTGTATGAGATGTTCGTGGCCGGGTATGACTTCCTGGTCCTCTCGCCGATTTTCACGTGTCATTGGGGCCTCCAGGTGAAGAAGACGCGGCCGCCGTGGCGGGAGCACCAAAACAACCTAAACCGCAAACACTTCGACGGCTTCAAACGCGAGATCTTCGCCAAGTACGACAAGGACCCGCTTCATATCATGTCAGGCCGAAAGAACTAA
- the LOC135265993 gene encoding trypsin-1-like, giving the protein MLPLIILALVITVNGAPHFDGRIVGGRTATIEEYPYQVSLHYYGFHICGGSIISPVYVITAAHCTNGNFDMALTVRAGSSAPNRGGQEITVKKVYQNPLFTVKTMDYDISVLHLFNSIDFSLSALPIGLAPRNYKVSLGTNVTVTGWGLLAEEGESPDQLQVVEIPYITNEKCQKAYEKEEMTISERMLCAQAEFGGKDSCQGDSGGPLVADGLLVGIVSWGFGCARPEYPGVYSRISEFRDFIKNVTQL; this is encoded by the exons ATGCTCCCACTAATAATCCTAGCTCTTGTGATCACCGTTAATG GTGCCCCACATTTTGACGGCAGAATCGTCGGTGGAAGAACAGCAACCATCGAAGAATACCCTTACCAAGTATCCTTACATTACTATGGCTTCCATATTTGTGGCGGCTCTATTATAAGCCCGGTCTATGTCATAACAGCGGCTCATTGCACCAACGg aaacttTGATATGGCCCTAACTGTGAGAGCTGGATCCAGCGCCCCGAACAGAGGTGGTCAGGAAATAACGGTGAAGAAAGTCTACCAAAACCCACTTTTTACGGTTAAAACTATGGATTACGACATTTCCGTTTTGCATCTTTTCAACTCGATTGACTTTAGTTTATCGGCGCTGCCAATTGGGTTAGCTCCACGTAACTACAAAGTTTCCCTCGGTACTAACGTCACGGTGACCGGCTGGGGGTTGCTGGCTGAAGAGGGCGAAAGTCCGGACCAGCTACAAGTCGTGGAAATTCCCTACATCACGAACGAAAAGTGCCAAAAAGCTTATGAGAAGGAGGAGATGACGATCAGCGAGCGGATGCTTTGTGCTCAAGCCGAGTTCGGCGGCAAGGACTCGTGCCAGGGCGATTCCGGCGGGCCTTTGGTGGCCGACGGCCTCCTGGTCGGCATCGTGTCCTGGGGCTTCGGCTGCGCACGGCCCGAGTACCCCGGCGTGTACTCGCGCATCTCCGAATTCCgcgatttcatcaaaaatgtAACACAGTTGTAA